Proteins from one Juglans microcarpa x Juglans regia isolate MS1-56 chromosome 6S, Jm3101_v1.0, whole genome shotgun sequence genomic window:
- the LOC121237526 gene encoding uncharacterized protein LOC121237526 isoform X2: MIALKGLDEEALKKRSPVMSLDSNFSPTSIGKPFIEPCSSDGFDKICLNSNDGDEPADTVEKDSVDVNFRSDEAFGTLNDGNDLERDTVRSLHKSMSAKVEMPQFPSPSESDCSSRASSKARFGPIRNMFDPFKKSKSLRSPLGYIVESGGLKTSRTTNTRRNRTSRKSLLRDFSNTAKVSQPDPQFVERENRCSVISPVHLHGCLKLKYKHGVPFFELSLKCPEDVVVAKAWKTDNAFKWVYTFHSIDGRKMSNASVWGWNGSNKDSSMVGQMQVSSYLRSELKDGIFFDNSVATEFVLYDIARARQSIAAQENGLKGYDPGLVKETFVDDRSHPMKLKLQQRQATEKGDFDSSNSYPWTSAELHPNLEIAAIVIQVPFEMTEKSTYKRGDKVSDKLIPKLLNHSMIKQKKEDLRDGRSSEKVKVLIPTGSHGLPSSGSGGPSSLVDRWRLGGGCDCGGWDMACPLTVLGNPFIQCAEDQAVLENRRPLELFVQGARENTPALTMTFIEEGEYSVDFHAQLSTLQAFSICVSILHSTDQATNNARRDRNIQLSQNNSLKVLIDDGVKFLIETDTTEEKKKVTKIVKEIPPSYFSNPPFSPISRV, from the exons ATGATAGCTTTGAAGGGTTTAGATGAGGAAGCCCTGAAGAAGAGATCTCCAGTGATGTCTTTGGATTCAAACTTTAGTCCAACATCCATTGGCAAGCCTTTTATAGAACCATGTTCATCAGATGGCTTCGATAAAATTTGTCTCAATTCAAATGACGGGGATGAACCTGCTGATACTGTAGAGAAAGATTCAGTGGATGTAAATTTTAGAAGTGATGAAGCTTTTGGTACACTAAATGATGGTAATGACCTTGAGAGAGACACAGTTCGCTCATTGCACAAGTCAATGTCTGCGAAGGTGGAAATGCCCCAATTTCCTTCACCATCAGAAAGTGATTGCTCCTCCAGGGCCAGCTCAAAGGCCAGATTTGGCCCTATCAGAAATATGTTTGATCCATTCAAGAAGTCCAAATCTTTGCGAAGTCCTCTAGGTTACATTGTAGAAAGTGGTGGGCTCAAAACATCTAGGACGACAAACACGAGGAGGAACAGAACATCCAGGAAATCTTTGCTGCGTGATTTCTCAAATACAGCAAAGGTATCACAGCCAGATCCTCAGTTTGTCGAGAGAGAGAACCGCTGTTCAGTCATTTCACCAGTTCACCTACATGGCTGTCTCAAGTTGAAATACAAACATGGGGTGCCATTTTTCGAGTTGTCACTGAAGTGCCCCGAAGATGTAGTTGTTGCCAAAGCATGGAAGACAGATAATGCTTTTAAGTGGGTTTATACTTTTCATTCCATCGATGGTAGAAAGATGAGCAATGCCAGTGTGTGGGGATGGAATGGTAGCAACAAAGATTCCTCTATGGTGGGACAGATGCAAGTTTCCAGCTACTTACGTTCAGAACTAAAAGATGGCATCTTTTTTGACAATTCTGTGGCGACAGAGTTTGTATTGTATGATATTGCACGTGCAAGACAAAGTATTGCAGCTCAAGAAAATGGTCTCAAAGGTTATGATCCAGGCTTGGTTAAGGAAACTTTTGTGGATGATAGGTCTCATCCAATGAAGCTCAAACTACAACAAAGACAAGCCACTGAGAAAGGTGATTTTGATTCTTCAAATTCTTACCCTTGGACATCTGCAGAATTGCATCCAAACCTTGAGATTGCAGCCATTGTTATACAAGTACCATTTGAGATGACAGAAAAATCGACATACAAGAGAGGGGATAAGGTTAGTGACAAACTGATTCCAAAGCTACTTAATCATTCTATGATTAAGCAGAAAAAAGAGGACCTCCGTGATGGTAGAAGTTCAGAAAAAGTGAAGGTGTTAATTCCTACTGGAAGCCATGGTTTGCCAAGTTCTGGAAGTGGAGGCCCTTCATCATTAGTAGATCGATGGAGACTAGGTGGAGGCTGTGACTGTGGTGGCTGGGACATGGCCTGCCCTCTCACTGTTTTAGGTAATCCCTTTATTCAATGTGCTGAAGATCAAGCAGTTCTGGAGAATCGGCGGCCTTTGGAGCTTTTTGTTCAG GGAGCGAGAGAGAATACACCGGCACTGACCATGACATTTATCGAAGAGGGAGAATATTCGGTTGATTTTCATGCACAGTTATCCACGTTACAAGCATTCTCCATTTGTGTTTCCATTTTGCATAGCACGGATCAAGCTACCAATAATGCCAGGAGGGACAGAAACATACAATTATCGCAAAACAATTCTCTGAAAGTGCTTATTGATGATGGAGTGAAGTTTTTAATTGAAACAGACACAacagaggagaagaagaaggtcaCTAAGATTGTAAAAGAAATCCCACCATCGTACTTTTCCAATCCCCCGTTTTCTCCAATATCTCGAGTATAA
- the LOC121237526 gene encoding uncharacterized protein LOC121237526 isoform X1 produces MELNLDKSCTVGLSPKTVLSTHRDCSNVEKRNKKGKPAHRDELLSLKEDFIEINFGHYRRSSCKSIASRPVGLEAKIELKRGSMYQSSEEVRTMKKMGPAEGGRKFEICCSSDTSFSYGMFDSLCGLDEAELKKRSPMIALKGLDEEALKKRSPVMSLDSNFSPTSIGKPFIEPCSSDGFDKICLNSNDGDEPADTVEKDSVDVNFRSDEAFGTLNDGNDLERDTVRSLHKSMSAKVEMPQFPSPSESDCSSRASSKARFGPIRNMFDPFKKSKSLRSPLGYIVESGGLKTSRTTNTRRNRTSRKSLLRDFSNTAKVSQPDPQFVERENRCSVISPVHLHGCLKLKYKHGVPFFELSLKCPEDVVVAKAWKTDNAFKWVYTFHSIDGRKMSNASVWGWNGSNKDSSMVGQMQVSSYLRSELKDGIFFDNSVATEFVLYDIARARQSIAAQENGLKGYDPGLVKETFVDDRSHPMKLKLQQRQATEKGDFDSSNSYPWTSAELHPNLEIAAIVIQVPFEMTEKSTYKRGDKVSDKLIPKLLNHSMIKQKKEDLRDGRSSEKVKVLIPTGSHGLPSSGSGGPSSLVDRWRLGGGCDCGGWDMACPLTVLGNPFIQCAEDQAVLENRRPLELFVQGARENTPALTMTFIEEGEYSVDFHAQLSTLQAFSICVSILHSTDQATNNARRDRNIQLSQNNSLKVLIDDGVKFLIETDTTEEKKKVTKIVKEIPPSYFSNPPFSPISRV; encoded by the exons ATGGAATTGAACTTGGATAAAAGCTGCACAGTTGGTCTGAGTCCGAAGACTGTTCTTTCGACTCATCGAGATTGCTCAAATGTTGAAAAGAGAAATAAGAAAGGGAAACCTGCACATAGAGATGAATTATTGAGCCTAAAGGAGGACTTCATAGAGATTAACTTTGGTCACTATCGCAGATCTTCTTGCAAAAGCATTGCTAGTAGACCTGTTGGACTGGAAGCTAAAATTGAGCTCAAACGAGGGTCCATGTATCAAAGTTCTGAAGAGGTAAGGACAATGAAGAAAATGGGCCCTGCTGAGGGAgggagaaaatttgaaatttgttgtAGTAGTGACACTTCTTTCTCTTATGGAATGTTTGACTCATTATGTGGTTTAGATGAGGCGGAACTGAAGAAGAGATCTCCAATGATAGCTTTGAAGGGTTTAGATGAGGAAGCCCTGAAGAAGAGATCTCCAGTGATGTCTTTGGATTCAAACTTTAGTCCAACATCCATTGGCAAGCCTTTTATAGAACCATGTTCATCAGATGGCTTCGATAAAATTTGTCTCAATTCAAATGACGGGGATGAACCTGCTGATACTGTAGAGAAAGATTCAGTGGATGTAAATTTTAGAAGTGATGAAGCTTTTGGTACACTAAATGATGGTAATGACCTTGAGAGAGACACAGTTCGCTCATTGCACAAGTCAATGTCTGCGAAGGTGGAAATGCCCCAATTTCCTTCACCATCAGAAAGTGATTGCTCCTCCAGGGCCAGCTCAAAGGCCAGATTTGGCCCTATCAGAAATATGTTTGATCCATTCAAGAAGTCCAAATCTTTGCGAAGTCCTCTAGGTTACATTGTAGAAAGTGGTGGGCTCAAAACATCTAGGACGACAAACACGAGGAGGAACAGAACATCCAGGAAATCTTTGCTGCGTGATTTCTCAAATACAGCAAAGGTATCACAGCCAGATCCTCAGTTTGTCGAGAGAGAGAACCGCTGTTCAGTCATTTCACCAGTTCACCTACATGGCTGTCTCAAGTTGAAATACAAACATGGGGTGCCATTTTTCGAGTTGTCACTGAAGTGCCCCGAAGATGTAGTTGTTGCCAAAGCATGGAAGACAGATAATGCTTTTAAGTGGGTTTATACTTTTCATTCCATCGATGGTAGAAAGATGAGCAATGCCAGTGTGTGGGGATGGAATGGTAGCAACAAAGATTCCTCTATGGTGGGACAGATGCAAGTTTCCAGCTACTTACGTTCAGAACTAAAAGATGGCATCTTTTTTGACAATTCTGTGGCGACAGAGTTTGTATTGTATGATATTGCACGTGCAAGACAAAGTATTGCAGCTCAAGAAAATGGTCTCAAAGGTTATGATCCAGGCTTGGTTAAGGAAACTTTTGTGGATGATAGGTCTCATCCAATGAAGCTCAAACTACAACAAAGACAAGCCACTGAGAAAGGTGATTTTGATTCTTCAAATTCTTACCCTTGGACATCTGCAGAATTGCATCCAAACCTTGAGATTGCAGCCATTGTTATACAAGTACCATTTGAGATGACAGAAAAATCGACATACAAGAGAGGGGATAAGGTTAGTGACAAACTGATTCCAAAGCTACTTAATCATTCTATGATTAAGCAGAAAAAAGAGGACCTCCGTGATGGTAGAAGTTCAGAAAAAGTGAAGGTGTTAATTCCTACTGGAAGCCATGGTTTGCCAAGTTCTGGAAGTGGAGGCCCTTCATCATTAGTAGATCGATGGAGACTAGGTGGAGGCTGTGACTGTGGTGGCTGGGACATGGCCTGCCCTCTCACTGTTTTAGGTAATCCCTTTATTCAATGTGCTGAAGATCAAGCAGTTCTGGAGAATCGGCGGCCTTTGGAGCTTTTTGTTCAG GGAGCGAGAGAGAATACACCGGCACTGACCATGACATTTATCGAAGAGGGAGAATATTCGGTTGATTTTCATGCACAGTTATCCACGTTACAAGCATTCTCCATTTGTGTTTCCATTTTGCATAGCACGGATCAAGCTACCAATAATGCCAGGAGGGACAGAAACATACAATTATCGCAAAACAATTCTCTGAAAGTGCTTATTGATGATGGAGTGAAGTTTTTAATTGAAACAGACACAacagaggagaagaagaaggtcaCTAAGATTGTAAAAGAAATCCCACCATCGTACTTTTCCAATCCCCCGTTTTCTCCAATATCTCGAGTATAA
- the LOC121237539 gene encoding uncharacterized protein LOC121237539 isoform X2 yields MGNRRFALISTSDEEEETALPRQQFPNSEEVQPRRSRLKRIRLAEEEGEQQQKKEKKKKKSEKKEREVTKSEEEEEELPQDDSKPIGEPVRFSGKGKNRRSHYEAFEFDGNRYDLEDPVLLVPEDKKQKPYVAIIKDITQAKDGSMMVTGQWFYRPEEAGRKGGGSWQSRDTRELFYSFHRDEVPAESVMHKCVVHFVPIHKQLPSRKEHPGFIVQKVYDTVERKLWRLTDKDYEDNKQHEIDLLVQKTLLRLGDLPDLETEDTAADQEELLKSKRSLRRKNISPLDVSREEEARPDQNLKAETPGSCTINASEYRNILVDFEALTGDNHRDKCLEKLLQGIQYMCNAVNNMHDKEKGGCNDISHESEIHQDAANDSHEKSLKSGKAFLWPDAAVPAVTALEMAAHDTLSSDFQKYNQKMRQLVFNLKNNALLARRLLNGELEPAKILNMSPNELKVWLYRTGGFNGRGNSKKGA; encoded by the exons ATGGGGAACCGGAGGTTCGCGTTGATTTCGACGAGCGACGAGGAAGAGGAGACGGCGCTGCCGAGGCAACAGTTCCCGAACTCGGAGGAGGTCCAGCCGAGGCGGAGCAGGTTGAAGCGGATTAGGCTTGCGGAGGAGGAAGGGGAGCAGCAgcagaagaaggagaagaagaagaagaagtcggAGAAGAAGGAGAGGGAAGTTACAAAGAgcgaagaggaagaggaagagctGCCTCAGGACGACTCCAAGCCGATCGGTGAGCCGGTCAGGTTTTCgggaaaagggaaaaatagGAGGAGCCATTACGAGGCGTTCGAGTTTGATGGCAATCGATACGACCTG GAAGATCCTGTACTTCTAGTTCCCGAGGATAAGAAACAAAAGCCTTACGTGGCAATTATTAAG GATATCACTCAGGCCAAAGATGGGAGCATGATGGTAACTGGGCAGTGGTTTTATCGCCCTGAAGAGGCTGGGAGAAAAGGTGGTGGAAGCTGGCAATCACGTGATACAAGAGAGCTGTTTTACAGTTTCCATCGTGATGAGGTCCCAGCAGAATCTGTGATGCACAAATGTGTGGTGCATTTTGTTCCTATACACAAGCAACTTCCTAGCCGTAAAGAGCATCCCGGTTTTATTGTACAAAAAGTTTATGACACTGTTGAACGGAAATTGTGGAGACTAACGGATAAAGACTATGAAGATAACAAGCAGCATGAAATTGATCTTCTTGTTCAGAAAACTCTATTACGTTTGGGGGATCTTCCTGACCTTGAAACTGAAGATACTGCTGCTGATCAGGAAGAACTGCTTAAGAGTAAACGATCTTTAAGGAGAAAGAACATTTCACCTCTTGATGTTTCGAGGGAGGAAGAAGCAAGGCCTGATCAAAATCTAAAAGCTGAAACACCTGGAAGCTGTACAATTAATGCCTCAGAATACCGCAatattttggttgattttgaGGCATTAACTGGAGACAACCATCGTGATAAATGTCTGGAGAAGCTTCTTCAAGGTATTCAATACATGTGCAACGCTGTCAACAACATGCATGACAAAGAAAAAGGTGGCTGTAATGACATTAGCCATGAAAGTGAGATTCATCAAGACGCTGCAAATGATTCTCATGAAAAGAGTCTAAAG AGTGGCAAGGCTTTTCTCTGGCCAGATGCAGCTGTTCCAGCTGTAACTGCTCTTGAGATGGCTGCACATGATACGCTTTCCTCAGATTTTCAGAAGTATAACCAAAAGATGCGGCAGCTGGTGTTTAATCTTAAG AACAATGCACTGTTGGCCCGGCGTCTTCTGAATGGAGAGTTGGAACCAGCAAAAATACTGAACATGTCGCCAAATGAGTTAAAG GTTTGGTTGTACAGGACAG GAGGGTTTAATGGCAGAGGAAATAGCAAGAAAGGAGCCTGA
- the LOC121237539 gene encoding uncharacterized protein LOC121237539 isoform X1 has product MGNRRFALISTSDEEEETALPRQQFPNSEEVQPRRSRLKRIRLAEEEGEQQQKKEKKKKKSEKKEREVTKSEEEEEELPQDDSKPIGEPVRFSGKGKNRRSHYEAFEFDGNRYDLEDPVLLVPEDKKQKPYVAIIKDITQAKDGSMMVTGQWFYRPEEAGRKGGGSWQSRDTRELFYSFHRDEVPAESVMHKCVVHFVPIHKQLPSRKEHPGFIVQKVYDTVERKLWRLTDKDYEDNKQHEIDLLVQKTLLRLGDLPDLETEDTAADQEELLKSKRSLRRKNISPLDVSREEEARPDQNLKAETPGSCTINASEYRNILVDFEALTGDNHRDKCLEKLLQGIQYMCNAVNNMHDKEKGGCNDISHESEIHQDAANDSHEKSLKSGKAFLWPDAAVPAVTALEMAAHDTLSSDFQKYNQKMRQLVFNLKNNALLARRLLNGELEPAKILNMSPNELKEGLMAEEIARKEPDESERMQMTDARCSICNENKVGVRDIIQAGHGERYQLECIACGHSWYASRDEASKLTIDAASTTRSVGTAPWATAKFEDVEKQLVSPRESDKPGNDAFKKTSEAYMPVLDSQKSFGRSKKEEKLESARNVE; this is encoded by the exons ATGGGGAACCGGAGGTTCGCGTTGATTTCGACGAGCGACGAGGAAGAGGAGACGGCGCTGCCGAGGCAACAGTTCCCGAACTCGGAGGAGGTCCAGCCGAGGCGGAGCAGGTTGAAGCGGATTAGGCTTGCGGAGGAGGAAGGGGAGCAGCAgcagaagaaggagaagaagaagaagaagtcggAGAAGAAGGAGAGGGAAGTTACAAAGAgcgaagaggaagaggaagagctGCCTCAGGACGACTCCAAGCCGATCGGTGAGCCGGTCAGGTTTTCgggaaaagggaaaaatagGAGGAGCCATTACGAGGCGTTCGAGTTTGATGGCAATCGATACGACCTG GAAGATCCTGTACTTCTAGTTCCCGAGGATAAGAAACAAAAGCCTTACGTGGCAATTATTAAG GATATCACTCAGGCCAAAGATGGGAGCATGATGGTAACTGGGCAGTGGTTTTATCGCCCTGAAGAGGCTGGGAGAAAAGGTGGTGGAAGCTGGCAATCACGTGATACAAGAGAGCTGTTTTACAGTTTCCATCGTGATGAGGTCCCAGCAGAATCTGTGATGCACAAATGTGTGGTGCATTTTGTTCCTATACACAAGCAACTTCCTAGCCGTAAAGAGCATCCCGGTTTTATTGTACAAAAAGTTTATGACACTGTTGAACGGAAATTGTGGAGACTAACGGATAAAGACTATGAAGATAACAAGCAGCATGAAATTGATCTTCTTGTTCAGAAAACTCTATTACGTTTGGGGGATCTTCCTGACCTTGAAACTGAAGATACTGCTGCTGATCAGGAAGAACTGCTTAAGAGTAAACGATCTTTAAGGAGAAAGAACATTTCACCTCTTGATGTTTCGAGGGAGGAAGAAGCAAGGCCTGATCAAAATCTAAAAGCTGAAACACCTGGAAGCTGTACAATTAATGCCTCAGAATACCGCAatattttggttgattttgaGGCATTAACTGGAGACAACCATCGTGATAAATGTCTGGAGAAGCTTCTTCAAGGTATTCAATACATGTGCAACGCTGTCAACAACATGCATGACAAAGAAAAAGGTGGCTGTAATGACATTAGCCATGAAAGTGAGATTCATCAAGACGCTGCAAATGATTCTCATGAAAAGAGTCTAAAG AGTGGCAAGGCTTTTCTCTGGCCAGATGCAGCTGTTCCAGCTGTAACTGCTCTTGAGATGGCTGCACATGATACGCTTTCCTCAGATTTTCAGAAGTATAACCAAAAGATGCGGCAGCTGGTGTTTAATCTTAAG AACAATGCACTGTTGGCCCGGCGTCTTCTGAATGGAGAGTTGGAACCAGCAAAAATACTGAACATGTCGCCAAATGAGTTAAAG GAGGGTTTAATGGCAGAGGAAATAGCAAGAAAGGAGCCTGATGAGTCAGAGCGCATGCAG ATGACAGATGCTCGTTGTTCAATATGTAATGAGAATAAAGTCGGTGTAAGAGACATTATCCAAGCAGGACATGGAGAACGATATCAG TTGGAGTGTATTGCCTGTGGTCATTCTTGGTATGCCTCTAGGGATGAGGCATCCAAACTGACAATAGATGCGGCAAGCACGACTAGAAGTGTTGGCACGGCACCATGGGCAACTgccaaatttgaagatgtagaGAAGCAGCTGGTGAGCCCCCGTGAATCTGACAAGCCTGGCAATGATGCCTTCAAAAAAACAAGTGAAGCGTACATGCCCGTCTTGGATTCCCAGAAATCATTTGGCAGGtccaaaaaggaagaaaaacttGAATCTGCTAGAAATGTTGAGTAG
- the LOC121237584 gene encoding 5-amino-6-(5-phospho-D-ribitylamino)uracil phosphatase, chloroplastic — protein sequence MVDSIATTSFLGYRPFCRGTFSKDVSCKRRSADNCRFRVVEFHGRRIVASPTLPRLKADPLAISSTKALAMELTKEASSYQEDRIPKDWNYEIDTAFDRKPGLWPPENKADNRSLQNPLLRQERMGCGWLGAIFEWEGVLIEDNPDLEKQAWLALSQEEGKSPPPAFILRRIEGMKNEQAISEVLCWSRDPAQLRRMAARKEEIYQALQGGIYRLRAGSKEFVNILMHYKIPMALVSTRPRKTLETAIGTIGIEGYFNVIVAAEDVHRGKPDPEMYMYAAQLLQFIPERCIVFGNSNQTVEAAHDAKMKCVAVASKHPVYELGAADLVVRHLDELSVVDLKNLADIESAEFGSGEPELELEEEEDDTRSSTLAAVDDSFW from the coding sequence ATGGTCGATTCAATTGCCACTACATCTTTTCTTGGGTATCGGCCGTTCTGTCGAGGTACTTTTTCCAAGGATGTATCGTGCAAACGGAGATCTGCGGATAACTGTCGGTTTCGGGTTGTTGAATTTCATGGTAGAAGGATTGTTGCTTCACCTACTTTGCCGAGATTGAAAGCTGATCCGTTGGCAATTTCATCAACTAAGGCCCTAGCAATGGAGCTGACGAAAGAGGCATCTTCATATCAAGAAGATAGAATTCCTAAGGATTGGAATTATGAGATTGATACTGCCTTCGATAGGAAACCTGGTTTGTGGCCACCCGAGAATAAAGCCGACAACCGTTCACTACAGAATCCCTTGCTTAGACAAGAAAGGATGGGTTGTGGTTGGTTAGGTGCCATATTTGAATGGGAAGGAGTTCTAATTGAAGATAATCCTGATCTTGAGAAGCAAGCCTGGCTTGCTCTTTctcaagaagaaggaaaatctCCTCCCCCAGCCTTCATTCTTAGAAGAATAGAAGGGATGAAGAATGAGCAGGCAATATCTGAAGTTCTGTGCTGGTCAAGAGACCCAGCACAGTTGAGAAGAATGGCTGCTAGGAAAGAAGAAATTTACCAAGCTTTACAAGGAGGAATTTATAGACTAAGAGCTGGGTCAAAAGAGTTTGTGAATATCTTGATGCATTACAAGATACCTATGGCATTGGTTTCTACTCGCCCAAGAAAAACTCTTGAGACTGCAATAGGAACAATTGGTATAGAAGGTTACTTTAATGTGATTGTAGCGGCAGAGGATGTTCACAGAGGGAAGCCTGATCCAGAGATGTATATGTATGCAGCACAGCTTCTTCAATTTATTCCCGAGCGATGCATTGTGTTTGGCAACTCAAATCAGACAGTAGAGGCTGCCCATGATGCGAAGATGAAGTGTGTTGCTGTTGCTAGCAAGCATCCTGTCTACGAGCTTGGGGCTGCTGACTTGGTGGTGAGGCACTTAGATGAGCTTTCAGTGGTTGATTTGAAGAATCTAGCAGATATTGAATCTGCTGAATTTGGGTCTGGAGAGCCGGAGCTTGAgctggaggaagaagaagatgacacCCGCTCATCAACCTTGGCAGCAGTTGATGATAGTTTCTGGTAA